A genomic region of Burkholderia humptydooensis contains the following coding sequences:
- a CDS encoding CoA-acylating methylmalonate-semialdehyde dehydrogenase — translation MNATPSSRKGHHVPTVKLLIAGEFVESHATEWRDIVNPATQELLARVPFATAAEVDAAVEAAQAAFAKWKGTPLSARMRIMLKFQDLVRANLPQIAKTLTAEQGKTLPDAEGDVFRGLEVVEHACSVGTLQLGEFAENVAGGVDTYSLRQPLGVCVGITPFNFPAMIPLWMFPMAIVCGNTFVLKPSEQDPLSTMQLVELAIEAGVPKGVLNVVHGGKEVVDALCSHPLVKAISFVGSTAVGTHVYRLGSEHGKRVQSMMGAKNHAVVLPDANREQTVNALVGAAFGAAGQRCMATSVAVLVGAARDWLPDIVAKAQTLKVNAGAEAGTDVGPVVSRAAKQRILGLIEAGEKEGAKLALDGRGVSVPGYEHGNFIGPTIFADVKPEMSVYTHEIFGPVLCVMSVDTLDEAIALVNANPFGNGVGLFTQSGAAARKFQSEIDIGQVGINIPIPVPVPFFSFTGSRGSKLGDLGPYGKQVVQFYTQTKTVTARWFDDDATAGAVNTTIRLH, via the coding sequence ATGAACGCAACTCCGTCGTCCCGGAAGGGACATCACGTGCCGACCGTGAAGCTGTTGATCGCCGGCGAATTCGTCGAATCCCACGCGACCGAGTGGCGCGACATCGTCAATCCGGCGACGCAGGAGCTGCTCGCGCGCGTGCCGTTCGCGACCGCCGCCGAAGTCGACGCGGCCGTCGAGGCCGCGCAGGCCGCGTTCGCGAAATGGAAGGGCACGCCGCTCTCCGCGCGGATGCGCATCATGCTGAAGTTCCAGGATCTCGTGCGCGCGAACCTGCCGCAGATCGCGAAGACGCTGACGGCCGAGCAGGGCAAGACGCTGCCCGATGCCGAGGGCGACGTGTTCCGCGGCCTCGAAGTGGTCGAGCACGCGTGCTCGGTCGGCACGCTGCAACTCGGCGAATTCGCGGAGAACGTCGCGGGCGGCGTCGATACGTATTCGCTGCGCCAGCCGCTCGGCGTGTGCGTCGGCATCACGCCGTTCAACTTCCCCGCGATGATCCCGCTGTGGATGTTCCCGATGGCGATCGTCTGCGGCAACACGTTCGTGCTGAAGCCGTCCGAGCAGGACCCGCTGTCGACGATGCAGCTCGTCGAGCTCGCGATCGAGGCGGGCGTGCCGAAGGGCGTGCTGAACGTCGTGCACGGCGGCAAGGAAGTCGTCGACGCGCTGTGCTCGCATCCGCTCGTGAAGGCGATCTCGTTCGTCGGCTCGACGGCCGTCGGCACGCACGTGTACCGGCTCGGCAGCGAGCACGGCAAGCGCGTGCAGTCGATGATGGGCGCGAAGAACCACGCGGTGGTCCTGCCCGACGCGAATCGCGAGCAGACGGTGAACGCGCTCGTCGGCGCGGCGTTCGGCGCGGCGGGCCAGCGCTGCATGGCGACGTCGGTCGCGGTGCTCGTCGGCGCGGCGCGCGACTGGCTGCCCGACATCGTCGCGAAGGCGCAGACGCTGAAGGTCAACGCGGGCGCGGAAGCGGGCACCGACGTGGGGCCCGTCGTGTCGCGCGCGGCGAAGCAGCGGATCCTCGGCCTCATCGAAGCCGGCGAGAAGGAGGGCGCGAAGCTCGCGCTCGACGGCCGCGGCGTGAGCGTGCCCGGCTACGAGCACGGCAACTTCATCGGCCCGACGATCTTCGCGGACGTGAAGCCGGAGATGTCGGTCTACACGCACGAGATCTTCGGCCCGGTGCTGTGCGTGATGTCGGTCGACACGCTCGACGAAGCGATCGCGCTCGTCAACGCCAATCCGTTCGGCAACGGCGTCGGCCTCTTCACGCAAAGCGGCGCGGCCGCGCGCAAGTTCCAGAGCGAGATCGACATCGGCCAGGTCGGCATCAACATTCCGATTCCGGTGCCGGTGCCGTTCTTCAGCTTCACGGGCTCGCGCGGCTCGAAGCTCGGCGATCTCGGCCCGTACGGCAAGCAGGTCGTGCAGTTCTACACGCAGACGAAGACCGTCACCGCGCGCTGGTTCGACGACGACGCGACGGCGGGCGCCGTCAATACGACGATTCGTCTGCACTGA
- a CDS encoding AMP-binding protein, translating to MTALAFLDARDFLLRHRTDYDTAYRDFRWPALDEFNWALDYFDAIARGNDKPALWIVDAATGDGAQYTFAQMSERSARIANWLRGIGVARGDRILLMLPNRVELWDAMLAAMKLGAVVLPATTQLSADDVRERVQIGGARYAIVDESEAAKFEQPGLDVTKIVAGAPRAGWLAFADGYAAAADFTPERVTRASDPMLLYFTSGTTSKPKLVEHTHRTYPVGSLSTMYWIGLQPGDVHWNISSPGWAKHAWSCFYAPWNAQACVFAFNYARFEPKVVLDALVKYQVTTMCAPPTVWRMLVQQPLAAFPVRLREIVGAGEPLNPEIIERVKKAWGVTIRDGYGQTETTCLIGNSPGQPVVPGSMGRPLPGYAIVLLDPDGTPASEGEVALPVGPGAGRPVGLMKGYANNPEATAHAMRDGHYRTSDIALRRDDGYFVYVGRADDVFKSSDYRLSPFELESVLIEHEAIAEAAVVPSPDPLRLSVPKTFITLREGYEPSEALAREIFRFSREKLAPYKRIRRLQFAELPKTISGKIRRVELRRRELERGDDASCRMPGEYWEEDFAAEGK from the coding sequence ATGACGGCACTGGCGTTCCTCGACGCACGCGATTTTCTGCTGCGCCACCGCACCGACTACGACACCGCATATCGCGATTTCAGGTGGCCGGCGCTCGACGAATTCAACTGGGCGCTCGATTACTTCGACGCGATCGCGCGCGGCAACGACAAGCCCGCGCTGTGGATCGTCGACGCGGCGACGGGCGACGGCGCGCAGTACACGTTCGCGCAGATGTCGGAGCGTTCCGCGCGGATCGCGAACTGGCTGCGCGGGATCGGCGTCGCGCGCGGCGACCGGATTCTGCTGATGCTGCCGAACCGCGTCGAGCTGTGGGACGCGATGCTCGCGGCGATGAAGCTGGGCGCGGTCGTGCTGCCCGCGACGACGCAATTGTCCGCCGACGACGTGCGCGAGCGCGTGCAGATCGGCGGCGCGCGCTATGCGATCGTCGACGAGAGCGAGGCCGCGAAGTTCGAGCAGCCGGGGCTCGACGTGACGAAGATCGTCGCGGGCGCGCCGCGCGCGGGGTGGCTCGCGTTCGCCGACGGCTATGCGGCCGCGGCCGATTTCACGCCCGAGCGCGTCACGCGCGCGAGCGATCCGATGCTGCTGTATTTCACGTCGGGCACGACGTCGAAGCCGAAGCTCGTCGAGCACACGCACCGCACGTATCCGGTCGGCAGCCTGTCGACGATGTACTGGATCGGCCTGCAGCCGGGCGACGTCCACTGGAACATCAGCTCGCCCGGCTGGGCGAAGCACGCATGGAGCTGCTTCTACGCGCCGTGGAACGCGCAGGCGTGCGTGTTCGCGTTCAACTATGCGCGCTTCGAGCCGAAGGTCGTGCTCGACGCGCTCGTCAAGTATCAGGTCACGACGATGTGCGCGCCGCCGACCGTCTGGCGGATGCTCGTCCAGCAGCCGCTCGCGGCGTTCCCGGTGAGGCTGCGCGAGATCGTCGGCGCGGGCGAGCCGCTCAATCCGGAGATCATCGAGCGCGTGAAGAAGGCGTGGGGCGTGACGATCCGCGACGGCTACGGGCAGACCGAGACGACGTGCCTGATCGGCAACTCGCCGGGCCAGCCGGTCGTGCCGGGCTCGATGGGCCGGCCGCTGCCGGGCTACGCGATTGTGCTGCTCGATCCGGACGGCACCCCCGCGAGCGAAGGCGAGGTCGCGCTGCCGGTGGGCCCGGGCGCCGGGCGCCCGGTCGGCCTGATGAAGGGCTACGCGAACAACCCGGAGGCGACCGCGCACGCGATGCGCGACGGCCATTACCGCACGTCCGACATCGCGCTGCGCCGCGACGACGGCTACTTCGTCTACGTCGGCCGCGCCGACGACGTATTCAAGTCGTCCGACTACCGGCTGAGCCCGTTCGAGCTGGAGAGCGTGCTGATCGAGCACGAGGCGATCGCCGAGGCGGCCGTCGTGCCGAGCCCGGACCCGCTGCGGCTGTCGGTGCCGAAGACGTTCATCACGCTGCGCGAGGGCTACGAGCCGAGCGAGGCGCTCGCGCGCGAGATCTTCCGCTTCTCGCGCGAAAAGCTCGCGCCGTACAAGCGGATTCGGCGGCTGCAGTTCGCCGAGCTGCCGAAGACGATCTCCGGCAAGATCCGCCGCGTCGAGCTGCGCCGCCGCGAGCTGGAGCGCGGCGACGACGCGTCGTGCCGGATGCCCGGCGAGTATTGGGAAGAGGATTTCGCGGCCGAGGGCAAGTGA
- a CDS encoding acyl-CoA dehydrogenase family protein, with product MDDLYTEDQRMILDAARAFSAEVLAPNAAQWDRESHLPDEVVAQMGELGFLGMIVPADWGGSYTDYVAYALALEEIAAGCASCATLVSVHNSVGCGPVLNYGTTEQKERWLRDLASGKTIGAFSLTEPHAGSEAHNLRTRAELRDGKWILNGSKQFVTNGARAGLAIVFAMTDPDEGKRGLSAFVVPADTPGFIVGKPEKKMGIRASDTCPITLENCAIAQENLLGRRGEGLRIALSNLEGGRIGIAAQATGIARAAFDRARRYARERVQFGKPIAEHQAIAEKLANMATQINAARLLTHHAARLRTAGLPCLSEASQAKLFASEMAEAVCSDAIQIHGGYGFLVDYEVERHYRDARITQIYEGTSEVQRMVIARQL from the coding sequence ATGGACGATCTCTACACCGAAGATCAACGGATGATCCTCGACGCCGCGCGCGCCTTCTCCGCCGAAGTGCTCGCGCCGAACGCCGCCCAGTGGGACCGCGAATCGCATCTGCCCGACGAGGTCGTTGCGCAGATGGGCGAGCTCGGCTTTCTCGGCATGATCGTGCCCGCCGACTGGGGCGGATCGTATACGGATTACGTCGCCTACGCGCTCGCGCTCGAGGAGATCGCGGCGGGCTGCGCGTCGTGCGCGACGCTCGTGAGCGTGCACAACTCGGTCGGCTGCGGCCCGGTGCTGAACTACGGCACGACCGAGCAAAAGGAGCGCTGGCTGCGCGATCTCGCGAGCGGCAAGACGATCGGCGCGTTCAGCCTCACCGAGCCGCACGCGGGCTCCGAGGCGCACAACCTGCGCACCCGCGCGGAGCTGCGCGACGGCAAGTGGATTCTGAACGGCAGCAAGCAGTTCGTCACGAACGGCGCGCGCGCGGGCCTGGCGATCGTTTTTGCCATGACCGATCCGGACGAGGGCAAGCGCGGGCTGTCCGCGTTCGTCGTGCCGGCCGACACGCCGGGCTTCATCGTCGGCAAGCCCGAGAAGAAGATGGGCATCCGCGCGTCGGACACGTGTCCGATCACGCTCGAGAACTGCGCGATTGCGCAGGAGAATCTGCTCGGCAGGCGCGGCGAGGGGCTGAGGATCGCGCTGTCGAACCTCGAGGGCGGGCGCATCGGCATCGCCGCGCAGGCGACGGGCATCGCGCGCGCCGCGTTCGACCGCGCGCGCCGCTATGCGCGCGAGCGCGTGCAGTTCGGCAAGCCGATCGCCGAGCATCAGGCGATCGCCGAGAAGCTCGCGAACATGGCGACGCAGATCAACGCCGCGCGCCTGCTCACGCATCACGCGGCGCGGCTGCGCACGGCGGGGCTGCCGTGCCTGTCGGAGGCGTCGCAGGCGAAGCTCTTCGCGTCCGAGATGGCCGAGGCGGTGTGCTCGGACGCGATCCAGATCCACGGCGGCTACGGTTTCCTCGTCGATTACGAGGTCGAGCGCCATTACCGCGATGCGCGGATCACGCAGATCTACGAGGGGACCAGCGAAGTGCAAAGAATGGTGATCGCGCGGCAGCTTTGA
- a CDS encoding AraC family transcriptional regulator has protein sequence MLAPLNYTDRFCHTAPRHAPAMKHEEKKGTVSIELVESSLALSRRRGVGDAPLLAQAGIAAALLAQPNARVSARQYGALWNAIARALDDEFFGQDPHPMRCGSFIAMSQAALTARNGLRALARAVNFMHCVLDDLHAEIDASAERVRLRFVHRNNANPPEMFAYATYFVIVYGLTCWLIGRRIPLLHASFRCGEPRAVHEYRLMFCDDMRFGQPDSYVDFDPAFAALPVVQTAKTLKPFLRDAPASFIVKYRNPHAFGERVRAALRALPPAAWPTAQALAARLHVAEATLRRKLKQEGHSYQSIKDALRRDLACEALADPARTVADVAAAAGFAEPSAFYRAFRKWRGMSPADYRDAALAARAAASRFRRKPPTL, from the coding sequence ATGCTCGCTCCGCTCAATTACACTGATCGTTTTTGCCATACCGCACCGCGGCACGCTCCTGCGATGAAGCACGAAGAGAAGAAGGGCACCGTTTCGATCGAACTCGTCGAGTCGAGCCTCGCGCTGTCGCGGCGGCGCGGCGTCGGCGACGCGCCGCTCCTCGCGCAGGCGGGCATAGCGGCCGCGCTGCTCGCGCAGCCGAACGCGCGCGTGTCGGCGCGGCAGTACGGCGCGCTGTGGAACGCGATCGCGCGCGCGCTCGACGACGAGTTCTTCGGCCAGGACCCGCACCCGATGCGCTGCGGCAGCTTCATCGCGATGAGCCAGGCGGCGCTCACGGCGCGCAACGGGCTGCGCGCGCTCGCGCGGGCGGTCAACTTCATGCACTGCGTGCTCGACGATCTGCACGCCGAGATCGACGCGAGCGCCGAGCGCGTGCGACTGCGCTTCGTGCATCGCAACAACGCGAACCCGCCGGAGATGTTCGCGTACGCGACCTATTTCGTCATCGTCTACGGCCTCACGTGCTGGCTGATCGGGCGGCGCATTCCGCTGCTGCACGCGAGCTTTCGCTGCGGCGAGCCGCGCGCTGTCCACGAATATCGACTGATGTTCTGCGACGACATGCGCTTCGGCCAGCCCGATTCGTACGTCGATTTCGATCCGGCGTTCGCCGCGCTGCCCGTCGTGCAGACGGCCAAGACGCTCAAGCCGTTCCTGCGCGACGCGCCCGCGAGCTTCATCGTCAAGTACCGCAATCCGCACGCGTTCGGCGAGCGCGTGCGCGCGGCGCTGCGCGCGCTGCCGCCCGCCGCGTGGCCGACCGCGCAGGCGCTCGCTGCGCGGCTGCATGTGGCCGAGGCGACGCTGCGGCGCAAGCTGAAGCAGGAAGGCCATTCGTATCAGTCGATCAAGGACGCGCTGCGCCGCGATCTCGCGTGCGAGGCGCTCGCCGACCCGGCCCGCACGGTGGCCGACGTCGCCGCGGCGGCGGGCTTCGCCGAGCCGAGCGCGTTCTATCGCGCGTTCCGCAAGTGGCGCGGGATGAGCCCCGCCGACTACCGCGACGCCGCGCTCGCCGCGCGCGCGGCCGCTTCACGCTTTCGCCGGAAACCGCCTACTCTTTAA
- a CDS encoding NfeD family protein produces MPRPSPRPPPLHGKLPARLARAAVLIGLLLACAAAAATAAARAPVVVIPVTGAIGPASADFIVRGLERAAREHAQLAIVQLDTPGGLDTSMRQIIKAIVGSGVPVAAFVAPGGARAASAGTYIVYASHIAAMAPGTNLGAASPVQFGIGGQAPPAARREPGAASGGSGAGATDAESTETRKALHDAAAYIRSLAQLRGRNVEWAERAVREAVSLPANDALAQHVVDLIANDPADLAARLDGRSIVTATGTHRLDTAQAPIETIEPDWRSRLLATIADPSVALVLVTLGMYGLFFEFANPGFVLPGVAGAISLLVGLFALQLLPISYAGLALVLLGIAFLIAEAFLPTFGALGVGGIVAFAIGALMLIDTDVPGYGVPWPVIVSLAAAGAILVFGVSGFALRARRRPVVTGAEAIVGSIGEVLDDGLVPDQPPQIGPSADPGAPLAPSAAGWARVHGERWRVASATPIAAGRRVRVTGRNGLTLTVAPLYDNAIPTRGEQS; encoded by the coding sequence ATGCCCCGTCCTTCGCCACGTCCGCCGCCGCTGCACGGCAAGCTGCCCGCGCGGCTCGCGCGCGCGGCCGTGCTGATCGGCCTGCTGCTCGCGTGCGCCGCGGCCGCCGCCACCGCCGCGGCACGCGCGCCCGTCGTCGTGATTCCGGTCACGGGCGCGATCGGCCCGGCGAGCGCCGACTTCATCGTCCGCGGCCTCGAACGCGCCGCGCGCGAGCACGCGCAGCTCGCGATCGTCCAGCTCGACACGCCGGGCGGCCTCGACACGTCGATGCGGCAGATCATCAAGGCGATCGTCGGCTCGGGCGTGCCCGTCGCCGCGTTCGTCGCGCCGGGCGGCGCGCGCGCGGCGAGCGCGGGCACCTACATCGTCTACGCGAGCCATATCGCGGCGATGGCGCCCGGCACGAACCTCGGCGCGGCGTCGCCCGTGCAGTTCGGCATCGGCGGCCAGGCGCCGCCCGCCGCGCGGCGCGAGCCCGGCGCCGCGTCCGGCGGTTCCGGCGCGGGCGCGACCGACGCCGAATCGACCGAAACCCGCAAGGCGCTGCACGACGCGGCCGCGTACATCCGCAGCCTCGCGCAGTTGCGCGGCCGCAACGTCGAATGGGCGGAGCGCGCGGTGCGCGAAGCGGTGAGCCTGCCCGCGAACGACGCGCTCGCGCAGCACGTCGTCGACCTGATCGCGAACGACCCGGCCGATCTCGCCGCCAGGCTCGACGGCCGCAGCATCGTCACCGCAACGGGCACGCACCGGCTCGATACCGCGCAGGCGCCGATCGAGACGATCGAGCCCGACTGGCGCAGCCGGCTGCTCGCGACGATCGCCGATCCGAGCGTCGCGCTCGTGCTCGTCACGCTCGGCATGTATGGGCTCTTCTTCGAATTCGCGAATCCCGGCTTCGTGCTGCCGGGCGTCGCGGGCGCGATCAGCCTGCTCGTCGGCCTGTTCGCGCTGCAGTTGCTGCCGATCAGCTACGCGGGCCTCGCGCTCGTGCTGCTCGGCATCGCGTTCCTGATCGCCGAGGCGTTCCTGCCGACGTTCGGCGCGCTCGGCGTGGGCGGCATCGTCGCGTTCGCGATCGGCGCGCTGATGCTGATCGACACCGACGTACCCGGCTACGGCGTGCCGTGGCCCGTGATCGTTTCGCTCGCGGCCGCGGGCGCGATCCTCGTGTTCGGCGTGTCGGGCTTCGCGCTGCGCGCGCGCCGGCGGCCCGTCGTCACGGGCGCGGAGGCGATCGTCGGCAGCATCGGCGAGGTGCTCGACGACGGCCTCGTGCCCGATCAGCCGCCGCAGATCGGCCCGAGCGCGGACCCGGGCGCGCCGCTCGCGCCGTCCGCGGCCGGCTGGGCGCGCGTGCACGGCGAGCGCTGGCGCGTCGCGAGCGCGACGCCGATCGCGGCCGGCCGCCGCGTGCGCGTGACGGGCCGCAACGGCCTCACGCTGACCGTCGCCCCGCTGTACGACAACGCCATCCCAACACGAGGAGAACAATCATGA
- a CDS encoding slipin family protein, protein MMGFTFGFGSLLFVFALFLIASSIRIFREYERGVVFLLGRFWKVKGPGLVLIVPVVQQVVRIDLRTVVFDVPAQDVITRDNVSVKVSAVVYFRVVDPEKAVIQVARYFDATSQLAQTTLRAVLGKHELDALLAEREQLNADIQKTLDAQTDAWGIKVSTVEIKHVDLNETMIRAIARQAEAERERRAKVIHAEGELQASEQLLKAAQRLALQPQAMQLRYLQTLTTIAADKNSTIVFPLPVDLLSAVLERFERAPQ, encoded by the coding sequence ATGATGGGTTTCACGTTCGGTTTCGGCAGCCTGCTGTTCGTGTTCGCGCTGTTCCTCATTGCCTCGTCGATCCGGATCTTTCGCGAATACGAGCGCGGCGTCGTGTTCCTGCTCGGCCGCTTCTGGAAGGTCAAGGGGCCGGGGCTCGTGCTGATCGTGCCCGTCGTCCAGCAGGTGGTGCGGATCGATCTGCGCACCGTCGTGTTCGACGTGCCCGCGCAGGACGTGATCACGCGCGACAACGTGTCGGTGAAGGTGAGCGCGGTCGTGTATTTCCGCGTGGTCGACCCGGAAAAGGCGGTGATCCAGGTCGCGCGCTACTTCGACGCGACGAGCCAGCTCGCGCAGACGACGCTGCGCGCGGTGCTCGGCAAGCACGAGCTCGACGCGCTTCTCGCCGAGCGCGAGCAACTGAACGCCGACATCCAGAAGACGCTCGACGCGCAGACCGACGCATGGGGGATCAAGGTATCGACGGTCGAGATCAAGCACGTCGACCTGAACGAGACGATGATCCGCGCGATCGCGCGCCAGGCGGAGGCCGAGCGCGAGCGGCGCGCGAAGGTGATCCACGCGGAAGGCGAGCTGCAGGCGTCCGAGCAACTGCTGAAGGCCGCGCAGCGGCTCGCGCTGCAGCCGCAGGCGATGCAGTTGCGCTATCTGCAGACGCTGACGACGATCGCCGCCGACAAGAACTCGACGATCGTGTTCCCGCTGCCGGTCGATCTGCTCAGCGCCGTGCTCGAGCGCTTCGAACGCGCGCCGCAGTGA
- a CDS encoding M24 family metallopeptidase translates to MAEHPLPEVHIDELDQFRSVQQLAYRCVESVGDMLYPGITEKQAARLMLEWAQDHGVQDWLHKPFAWFGERTAFEGFSGLKHLGGFNLAFFPSNRTLEPDMPVILDVAPVVDGVIADVGYATCLGHNPILEQLQDDLIAHREMIVKLVKERRTLAEVAQEVDALCRRQGVEPRHKAYPFKVLAHRVAKLRKLSKPRFVARFGLNSTRNLLLEQARAGKEQGWSPLWSIDARSDHAPTPGLWAVEPHLGFAGVGAKFEELLVITDDDAYWLDDDLPHVRRWRAREEARKPLAHEQAA, encoded by the coding sequence ATGGCCGAGCATCCGCTGCCGGAAGTGCACATCGACGAACTGGACCAGTTCCGCTCCGTCCAACAGCTCGCATACCGCTGCGTCGAATCCGTCGGCGACATGCTGTATCCGGGCATCACCGAGAAGCAGGCCGCGCGGCTGATGCTCGAATGGGCGCAGGACCACGGCGTGCAGGATTGGCTGCACAAGCCGTTCGCGTGGTTCGGTGAGCGCACCGCGTTCGAAGGCTTCTCGGGCCTCAAGCACCTGGGCGGCTTCAATCTCGCGTTCTTTCCGAGCAATCGCACGCTCGAGCCTGACATGCCGGTGATTCTCGACGTCGCGCCCGTCGTCGACGGCGTCATCGCCGACGTCGGCTATGCGACCTGCCTCGGCCACAACCCGATCCTCGAGCAATTGCAGGACGACCTGATCGCGCACCGCGAGATGATCGTGAAGCTCGTGAAGGAGCGCCGCACGCTCGCCGAGGTCGCGCAGGAAGTGGACGCGCTGTGCCGCCGCCAGGGCGTCGAGCCGCGCCACAAGGCGTATCCGTTCAAGGTGCTCGCGCATCGCGTCGCGAAGCTGCGCAAGCTGTCGAAGCCGCGCTTCGTCGCGCGCTTTGGCCTCAATTCGACGCGCAACCTGCTGCTCGAGCAGGCGCGCGCGGGCAAGGAACAGGGCTGGTCGCCGCTGTGGTCGATCGACGCGCGCTCCGATCACGCGCCGACGCCCGGCCTCTGGGCGGTCGAGCCGCATCTCGGCTTCGCAGGCGTCGGCGCGAAGTTCGAGGAGCTGCTCGTCATCACCGACGACGACGCGTACTGGCTCGACGACGACCTGCCGCACGTGCGCCGCTGGCGCGCGCGCGAGGAGGCGCGCAAGCCGCTCGCGCACGAACAGGCGGCGTGA